In Aphanothece sacrum FPU1, a single genomic region encodes these proteins:
- a CDS encoding O-antigen ligase family protein — MTSVSHSESTPSAGRLLAILIACFYALFTLLPDSHSLMVKWSWVFIWQVGLLCPVILLLVIFAQTKRLKKLGLGLDWGMGLIIIGIIISSLFAEFSSQARWYGWVSFCFVAALYILKNWINSQKGWNKLLIFQGYLNLGFIVISLILWTTQTLLPELSRLNTFKRLGVNLTFDFSNIELRNWAPIGHQNYVAGYLLLALPLLVGLAIKYTGKQRIIWIIGIVLGLLDLYTTSSRGGWLGLFALFVVGFIILIWHKTTARLWLGIGGIGGLLLLLIIALVNNRIRTLWMAVFQGKGGGEFAYRLINTAIGWSMGSSHPLTGIGLGGVPLLYQKYRPIWAGRESELAYQLHSTPVQLWAEMGIFGIVPILLITILLSYYSWQWLSKNKDLETPKNTIFFWSIWGALFAYLVMSSTDYQLDNISISGTLVIYLAYLNFVLTDKQEHHFSFFKIPAYGVLYSSLGIVLVMIIWLIPIHRAWQLSSQSFTALNQQKLELFVKWLGRSHELVPWEPYYPYQLGWNLGNIGLQVPSPQQRQLLINDSVKWLEKGIKVSPYNEFGYTNLGWLKLQLQGNFLAATKAFSQSVKLVPAKRGIMYGLGLSLLAQNKPQLALDSFILECLRDPLFMTSPLWRSPNLQLIYPQVLQGMISRYTELLEKYSEAGEFNTLLHQSRGGIYWWEGNFKAAEKDLKNYGTILSKALLSLSQNQPIPDNIGQPASDVIEAWKNPSKRNDLLQKAWILGTQTEFSAELQQELIKTMEKSENFYEWVKDNAPMLKYRRERTGFGVVSRHLDGSIPSDFWLVVDNLPMNTWFSDMLPSPVQNPELDLVLQPFRDILLKQLESL, encoded by the coding sequence ATGACATCTGTATCCCATTCTGAATCTACACCATCAGCCGGACGTTTATTAGCCATTCTCATTGCCTGTTTTTACGCTTTATTTACCTTACTTCCTGATAGCCATAGTTTAATGGTTAAATGGTCATGGGTTTTTATTTGGCAAGTTGGTTTACTTTGTCCGGTAATTTTATTATTAGTCATATTCGCTCAAACAAAACGGCTGAAAAAATTAGGATTGGGATTAGATTGGGGAATGGGATTAATTATAATCGGAATAATTATCTCTAGTCTATTTGCTGAATTTTCTTCTCAAGCGCGATGGTATGGATGGGTAAGTTTCTGTTTTGTCGCTGCTTTATATATCTTAAAAAATTGGATTAATTCTCAAAAAGGATGGAACAAATTACTGATCTTTCAAGGATATCTTAATCTAGGATTTATTGTTATTAGTCTGATACTTTGGACAACTCAAACTTTATTACCTGAACTCTCTAGACTAAACACATTTAAACGACTTGGCGTTAATTTAACATTTGATTTCTCGAATATTGAATTACGAAATTGGGCCCCCATAGGCCATCAAAATTATGTAGCAGGTTATCTGTTATTAGCTTTACCTTTATTAGTAGGATTAGCTATTAAATATACTGGAAAACAAAGAATAATATGGATTATCGGCATAGTTTTAGGATTATTAGATCTTTATACTACCAGTTCTAGAGGAGGATGGTTAGGATTATTTGCTTTATTTGTAGTCGGGTTTATTATTTTAATATGGCATAAAACAACTGCTCGTTTATGGTTAGGAATTGGAGGAATAGGAGGATTATTATTATTACTAATAATAGCCTTAGTTAATAACCGAATCCGTACTTTATGGATGGCAGTATTTCAAGGAAAAGGAGGAGGCGAATTTGCTTATCGTCTGATTAATACAGCCATTGGTTGGAGTATGGGAAGTAGTCATCCTTTAACTGGAATTGGATTAGGAGGAGTTCCTCTTTTATATCAAAAATATCGTCCTATTTGGGCCGGAAGAGAGTCAGAATTAGCTTATCAATTACATAGCACTCCAGTTCAATTATGGGCAGAAATGGGAATTTTTGGTATTGTTCCTATTCTACTAATAACTATTTTATTAAGTTATTATAGTTGGCAATGGTTATCCAAGAATAAAGACTTAGAAACACCTAAAAATACTATTTTTTTCTGGAGTATATGGGGTGCTTTATTTGCTTATTTGGTAATGAGTTCAACTGATTATCAACTGGATAATATCTCAATCAGTGGAACCTTAGTTATTTATTTAGCTTATCTAAATTTTGTCTTAACTGATAAACAAGAACATCATTTTTCTTTTTTTAAAATACCTGCTTATGGAGTTTTATATAGTAGTTTAGGCATAGTTTTAGTGATGATAATATGGTTAATTCCCATTCATCGGGCCTGGCAACTTTCCTCTCAATCATTTACTGCATTAAATCAACAAAAATTAGAATTATTTGTTAAATGGTTAGGTCGATCTCATGAATTAGTTCCTTGGGAACCTTATTATCCTTATCAGTTAGGCTGGAATTTAGGCAATATTGGTTTACAAGTCCCCTCTCCTCAACAGCGTCAATTATTAATTAATGATAGTGTTAAATGGTTAGAAAAAGGAATCAAAGTTTCCCCTTATAATGAATTTGGCTATACTAATTTAGGCTGGTTAAAATTACAATTACAAGGTAATTTTTTGGCCGCGACAAAAGCATTTTCACAGTCAGTTAAATTAGTTCCTGCTAAACGAGGAATTATGTACGGTTTAGGATTAAGTTTATTAGCACAAAATAAACCTCAATTAGCCTTAGATTCTTTTATTTTAGAATGTTTAAGAGATCCTTTATTTATGACAAGTCCTTTATGGCGATCGCCTAATTTACAATTAATTTATCCTCAAGTATTACAAGGAATGATAAGTCGGTATACTGAGTTATTAGAAAAGTATTCTGAAGCAGGAGAATTTAATACACTATTACATCAAAGTCGAGGGGGAATTTATTGGTGGGAAGGGAACTTTAAAGCAGCAGAAAAAGACCTAAAAAACTATGGAACAATACTAAGTAAAGCTTTATTATCCCTGTCTCAAAATCAACCAATACCGGATAATATTGGTCAACCTGCATCTGATGTCATTGAAGCGTGGAAGAACCCATCAAAACGAAATGATTTACTACAAAAAGCTTGGATTTTAGGGACACAAACCGAATTTTCTGCCGAACTTCAACAAGAACTAATAAAAACAATGGAGAAATCAGAGAATTTTTATGAATGGGTAAAAGATAATGCACCTATGCTTAAATATCGTCGTGAACGGACTGGTTTTGGAGTGGTCAGTCGTCATCTTGACGGTTCAATTCCATCTGATTTTTGGTTAGTAGTTGATAATTTGCCTATGAATACCTGGTTTAGTGATATGCTTCCTTCTCCTGTACAAAATCCTGAATTAGACTTAGTATTACAACCGTTTAGAGATATATTATTAAAGCAACTTGAGTCACTATAG